A part of Anolis carolinensis isolate JA03-04 unplaced genomic scaffold, rAnoCar3.1.pri scaffold_10, whole genome shotgun sequence genomic DNA contains:
- the hnrnpl gene encoding heterogeneous nuclear ribonucleoprotein L: MSRRRWRGSQSGEGGGGSGRGGDMVKMPGGGGGGGGGGGSGRYYGGGGGPEGGRAPKRLKTDNAEHGPGGAGGGGGENYDDPHKPAASPVVHIRGLIDGVVEADLVEALQEFGPISYVVVMPKKRQALVEFEDMLGACSAVNYAADNQIYIAGHPAFVNYSTSQKISRPGDSDDSRGVNNVLLFTILNPIYSITTDVLYTICNPCGPVQRIVIFRKNGVQAMVEFDSVQSAQRAKASLNGADIYSGCCTLKIEYAKPTRLNVFKNDQDTWDYTNPNLSGQGEPGGNPNKRQRQPPLLGDHPAEYGGPHGGYHGHYHDEGYGPPPPHYEGRRMGPPVGGRHRGPGRYGPQYGHPPPPPPPPEYGPHADSPVLMVYGLDQSKMNCDRVFNVFCLYGNVEKVKFMKSKPGAAMVEMADGYAVDRAITHLNNNFMFDQKLNVCVSKQQAIMPGQSYGLEDGSCSYKDFSGSRNNRFSTPEQAAKNRIQHPSNVLHFFNAPLEVTEDNFYEICDELGVKRPASVKVFSGKSERSSSGLLEWETKGDALETLAFLNHYQMKNPNGPYPYTLKLCFSTAQHAS; encoded by the exons ATGTCGCGGCGGAGGTGGCGCGGTTCGCAGAGCGGTGAGGGCGGCGGTGGCTCGGGGCGCGGGGGAGACATGGTGAAGATGCCCGGAGGAGGCggtggaggaggcggaggaggcggtTCGGGCCGGTActacggaggaggaggagggcctgAAGGCGGGCGCGCCCCGAAGCGCCTCAAAACGGACAATGCCGAGCACGGGCCCGGAGGAGCCGGTGGCGGAGGCGGG GAGAACTACGATGACCCCCACAAGCCAGCTGCTTCCCCCGTGGTCCACATCAGGGGTCTAATCGATGGAGTTGTGGAAGCTGATCTTGTGGAGGCCCTGCAGGAATTTGGCCCTATCAG CTATGTGGTGGTGATGCCCAAAAAGAGACAGGCCCTGGTGGAATTTGAGGATATGTTGGGAGCCTGCAGTGCTGTCAATTATGCAGCCGATAACCAGATCTACATTGCTGGGCACCCGGCCTTTGTCAACTATTCCACGAGCCAAAAGATCTCACGACCTGGTGACTCTGATGATTCTCGAGGTGTCAACAATGTCCTGCTTTTCACCATCTTGAACCCCATCTACTCCATTACAACG GATGTGCTATATACCATCTGCAACCCATGTGGCCCAGTACAGCGGATTGTTATCTTCCGAAAGAATGGGGTCCAGGCCATGGTGGA ATTTGACTCTGTGCAGAGTGCACAAAGAGCAAAGGCTTCTCTGAATGGAGCAGACATTTACTCTGGCTGCTGTACTCTGAAGATTGAATATGCCAAG CCCACCCGCCTGAATGTGTTCAAGAATGACCAGGACACATGGGACTACACCAACCCCAACCTCAGTGGACAAG GTGAGCCAGGTGGCAACCCTAACAAGCGGCAGAGGCAGCCTCCTCTCCTCGGGGACCATCCTGCTGAATATG GAGGGCCTCACGGTGGCTATCACGGGCACTATCACGATGAAGGGTATGGTCCTCCTCCGCCTCACTATGAAGGCAGGCGGATGGGCCCACCGGTGGGGGGCCGCCACAGGGGGCCGGGGCGCTACGGGCCTCAGTACGGACACCCCCCGCCTCCTCCACCACCCCCGGAGTACGGCCCACACGCTGACAGCCCTGTCCTGATGGTGTATGGCTTGGACCAGTCTAAGATGAACTGCGATCGGGTCTTCAATGTCTTCTGCCTTTATGGGAATGTGGAGAAG GTGAAATTCATGAAAAGCAAGCCTGGAGCAGCCATGGTGGAGATGGCAGATGGCTATGCTGTGGACCGAGCGATCACCCATCTCAACAACAATTTCATGTTTGATCAGAAGCTGAATGTGTG TGTATCCAAGCAGCAGGCCATCATGCCAGGGCAGTCATATGGTCTTGAAGATGGTTCGTGCAGCTACAAGGACTTTAGTGGTTCTCGGAACAACCGGTTTTCCACTCCGGAGCAGGCTGCCAAGAACAGGATCCAGCACCCCAGCAACGTGCTCCATTTCTTCAATGCTCCTCTGGAGGTGACCGAAGATAATTTCTACGAG aTTTGTGATGAACTTGGGGTGAAGAGACCAGCTTCAGTCAAAGTGTTTTCGGGGAAAA GCGAAAGGAGCTCTTCCGGTTTGCTGGAGTGGGAAACCAAAGGTGATGCTTTGGAGACCCTGGCGTTCCTCAACCATTATCAGATGAAAAACCCAA ATGGGCCGTATCCGTACACACTGAAGCTCTGCTTTTCCACCGCCCAGCATGCCTCGTAA